The following nucleotide sequence is from Corticium candelabrum chromosome 19, ooCorCand1.1, whole genome shotgun sequence.
GATCCGGGAAACGCCAACAAACGCCTGGCATACGATGTCTTGAAAGCCATAGAAAATAGTCAAGAGGGATACAGTCAGGTCATGTTGACTGGTTACCAAGACTACCAAAGTGAGTAGGAATTAAAGCGTTAGTAAAGATTTAAGCAGAAACCTTGAAACATGACCATTGACTTCGATTCCATTACAGAAAAAACAACCTTGATTAAGATGTATTTCAACAACACAGCACAATCTGGTCTAAACTTCAACGCGTTTGTAGAAGCAGGTTTTGCCGGTAGAACTGGATGTTCAACGGTGTGATGTTTGATAATTAATTCAGAGTATAAATTTCTAATCAAGTTACTCTTATTAGTACTCCTACTATGGCACAGAACTTACCAGTCACAAACCCATCGCTCTTAGCTGGGTATGTTTATTAGCTATAGGTTTATAAGAAATAattttcagctatgagccagaAGAAATGCGGAACTTAATAAAAGTTACGTGACTTATTGATTATCGTATTCAAAATGTCTAAGGCTTGACCTGCTTTGACGGCATGTCTGAGAACTATGAACGTTTGTGGAGGTGTGTTGGACTGTATTACGCTTAGGAAATGTGACAGGCCCAGAGTGATGGCAATCACCGAACAGCATTTTCGATTGGTCTCACatggcaaccacagacaatTAACGAACGGCTAATCAAATCCGCTCAACGTTTACGAAAACGACTTTACCAATTCATGTTTAAACTTATTTGTAAAATGAATTACAGTAATTTAGCTTGCTGCAACTGCTGTAACACGAAATTGTCTAGCTCTGCGACCTTTATTATACGAGTACCTAACACGGTGTAACCAGGAACGACATTtaagtcccggatgtttctTTGAAGATTGCAGACGGTGTTACAAATtttgtggtcacgtgaaacGTCCTTCGCTTGTTCCATTTCAGAAAGGTTTTACAATTAGCGCCTCTAGAAGGAAAGTAGCGTCTAAATTTCGTAATCGGTGCAACAATTCGATcatgaaggctcatagctgtagaagtgACGTGGTAAAAACAGTTTTTAATTGTTCATTTCTGGATACAGAATAGTAGAACGGCTTTTGTGGCTGGAGCAATGTCTTCTGGTTGTGCTTGGTCTAAAGAAGTTTGGAATGGTTAGCTAAATTATAGAACTAGTGTTTATCACTTCATCATATTCTTTATCTGTTGGCTCGTGTTGCAGAGATAGGCGGCAGTGGAGGACACATTCTCGCCCCTGAAGATTGGGACAAAGCTGAACTTTATACCTCCCAAACTACAGAAAAAGGAGCGTGCAAACATCGCGGTCTTTTCCACATCTTCGTTCGCTAACTTGCGCAATGACAAACAATTACAGAGGTAGAGCACCTACAACTGAGAAAGCATGTTTGACGTAATACTTCTAGACTCAAAGAAGGAAGCATATTGTTGCACGTAGCTAGCACAAAAACATAGTCAAACGCTATATCAACATCTGTCGTTGATACTACAGGTTCTTCAATCAGTGCattcaatcaataaatatttgtttgcttgaaaTAATCTCAACAGCTTTCCATAAATATTGATTCGTAAAGGAGGACTGTCCAGATTTATGAGCATGCTTGCTACGCCTAAGCCCTTGTATGTAGATAACGTTGTTTGCACGGTTTAGATCGCGCTTTCCTAGCTTAGGATGACAACCAAGTGTTACGTTCTTGATGACACTGACTAGTCACGCGCTGTCAAGGTGGCGACATCTGCTAGACGTGTCCTAGGACACTGACGAACAGATTGAGGCTAATCTAATTACCTAGAAACGTGATTCAGCATGAAGTCGACCACCAACTTGTAAGTCTACAGTTGCATCTGTCTTTTCATAAAAATCAGCCTTCTGAGAGTCTCTTCGATTAGAGTTATGTAGATGTACTTCTCGTTTTTTAATGGCACGCGACGTCATCCCAATGCAGATTCTCTTCTTGCCCATCCGTGACTTCACAACATCTTGCACAATTCCATAGAACTTGTGTACGCAAACATCAAAGTCACGTAATTTAGGGCAAACAAGACTCAATACAGTTACATTTCGTTAACTTTTACCGAACAATTTTCTATATACATTAGCTAATCTTGAAGTGAGCGCGACATTCTGGAGTCCGAGGAAAATCGGGGACAGTGCTCTTTAAGatttacaaatattcaaactGCACCTGTATTCGAGCTTTACCTGTCTGAATGCCTCATCTAGTGAAATGTGCTCTCTTGATGCTTGCATCATCTGTTACTCAAGTAGCGTTCAATTTTGTTGTAGTAAAGTCTATAGTTTTTATATTGTATTGACTGTTTTTAAAAGTTATGGTCTAGCTGTTGCTGTTCATGATCGCTCCCGTCACATTCTGTACTCGTAACGCCCACCTTGTACATTCCATTGAACAATCGTTCTTCTAGAACGCGAATCTGCTGTGACAAGAAGTTTTACTTGTATCGCTTTCCACCCTTCAAATCATCTATACTTTAAACATAAACAACTAATCTCTACTACATTTATTAAAATTGACGACGCTAATTTAAATTGCACTAACATAGTTGCGTCAAATTTACCAATGTATACATCGATTAAAACAATAAGCAATGCATTTAAACAAAACcaaatttaattgattaagtcGATAGTGTCGATTACATGCATCAAACGAAGATAGGCAACTTGCAAGTCAAATTCAACGGACGCACGCCCTACAGAGGCACAACAAGCATTTTCCTTTGCTGACGACACTTCAGGTATAACACTAAATAATTTCTGCCTTTACAGCAACATTTTTGGCAGTTGTACTATGCACTACATGTATCGGGCTATCGACGTAAACCAACAAATTGATATAACAGAGAAGTTGTACAAAAGGTAAAAAGAAAGCCCTGACAGTTACATGGGCTtgtgtagcctcgtccccagactcacgtgaggccagcagtgtccggttcccgtataacactttcagcctccctgaaaatgtcatacggaaaccggacactgccagactcacgtgagtctggggacgaggctaggcTTGTGAAAGTTCTCACAGTTCCTAGTGGGAATTAGAGCAGTTCCAGATTGAAACGTACCATAAACCATTCATACCTTGGCTCCGTAAAAACATATGGACACTCTATACCACCTCGCATTTTACGATTTCGATTAAGAATGGCCAGGTATACTTAGACAGTAGAACCACGCCTTGCGACCCCACCCCGAAACTAAGACCACGCCTGAAATACAACCGTTTCCTCCGGTCAGAAGCTTTTCTAGGATCTCTGTAACACATTGTGTTCCCGGAAATACGATCAACTCCGAATTCAGAATAGCAACAACTTCTATCGTCCCTCCGATCATTCTTAGCCTTTGAAATTGCTGTCAAGCATATGCACACCTCATCGATATTCCGAGATAAAGCATAGAGAAATGGCGGGGTCAAGCTCTGCAGAATTCTTAAAGAGGAATGAACTGTTGCTTTAGACTAGTCCCCGGTGCGTTCccattcgtccattccatttccAATTCCGagaaacaattgaatattgaattaaaaactaaaaatagtTTAGAATTTGCTTGCAATTTTaaaattcaattctattaaaaattaacaatTGACTAATCGATagactataattatttgaggattaaaacaaataattgaaaacattCTTAATTTTAGTTAACCAATTCttattttcaatgcaattaaatattgaaattgcaagaacgttagttccattttcaatgttaaattcaatattccattTGGTTTAATACTTTATTatcaaattttgaatttgcgtgcCAATAGTAAATTTTTACTTTTcaattcaattttcaatttgtttcaaaaattaaaaattaaatgaaCGAATTGGACCcgcaaattaaaaatttgacattcaatttttaaaccatattgaatattgaatataacattaaaaattaaaataacttgcaagcaatttcaatattccattgctttaaaaataaaaattggttAAAGTTTAAGTATgctttcaatattcattttaatttGCAAATAATTATAGGCTATTAATCagtcaattttcaatttttacaatagattgaatattgaaattgcaagtaACCTGTATGctaatttctatttctaatataatattcaattgttgctctGAATTAAAATTGGAATGAACGAAATGGTCACACACCCTTAGTCGATGAGAGTGAGGGACTAAGTCAGCGGTAACAAAGTTTGACATTGGAAAGACGCGAGGAAAGGAAAGTCCTTGTTTTGTTTACAGTAGAACCATGTCTTACTCTAGTCTAATGGACATTGCATCATAGAAGCTTGTTAATAATGATGTACTTCATGATGTCCGGGTGACTGTTCCATGTGACTAACACGCATGTTTTACAAGCAATATTTGAGTGCTAGTAACGTGGGTGTCACTACCCACTCCCACGCAGATTCAGAACAAAGGCCACCCTAGAAATAGGAGCAACAAACCATAGTCCTGAAGGTGATCGTAATTCCAGGGTTCTACTGTCCCATAGAGCACGTTCCAGGGGAGGATCTGTACACGgctgatacacagacaagagAACCAGTTACATCAGAGAACCGTGAGTCAGTCGAACTCCAAACTTTGGTGGAACCTTTTGTTCAATCTATTCAAGCTTTCTACCGACAAATTAAGTTACTGAACAACGCTGGGAAGTATACTGCAGTGCTCAGATGGAGTATGGACTATGCCAACGAATTGTCCATTATTGCAAGTCAGACTGGGTCAATCAAAAATAGCAGCAACCTTTACTTGTTCCATTCTTGCAAGTCAAAAACTCATTTTCTTTACAGACCGAGTCTCTGCTCTACGGAAATCGGATTGTTATTCAAAATGCTTTTGTCAAGAGGTCCTACAAAGGATACACGAGTGCCATCACAGCATCACACGTTAGAGATTGCGAGCACAGAGATCAGTTTGGTGGCCAGGTATCAgcaaagatatatatatatatatatatatatatatatatatatatatatatatatatatatatatatatatatagcccaGTTGATCCACCACTGTCCCACCAATACCAAGATGAGCAGAAAAGTACCAGAGACTCTTATGCAAACACATTGCCAGACTATTCGTGGCAAGTTGTGGGGTCAGATTTCTTTGAGATCAACGGACAGCGTTATACCAACTTTGCTGAATTATTATACTCAAGGTATCCAGAGGTGTTCATGTTGACTTCTAGTACACCGGGCTACATTGTAGCTACCATGATGTCTACTTTTGCAAGGCATGGGATTCCTGAAGTGCGGAGGAGCGACAAGCGGCCCCGAGTATGTAAACAAGGCAGTCAACAGACTCGCACAGTCATATGAATTTCGACTTATCACCAGTAGTCCAAGCTATAATCAAATTAAGTAATGGTCTTGCAGAGCAAACGGGACAGACTCAATGAAACAGATGCTTAATTAAATGCTCAAAGGATATCCATGCGGCCTTATTAGCTTGTCGAGCAACCCCTTTACCTGGTGCAAACTCAGTCCGTCAGAGTTGCTCATGGGGTGACACATTCCAACCACAATATCAGTAACTGTGAAATAACTTCAACCCCAATTGACCTATTTGTCTCAATTTGGACAAGATGACCCAAGATTCAAGGAGATCGAATCAGAAACAGCATAATGATAAGAGATATCGAGTccaaaataaaacaaatgtTACCAGAAGAGACAGTTCTGGATAAACTATAAAGGATCGACACCTGTATAACAGCTAGGGAGGACCGTAGTCTCAAAAACGGGCACACCCCCAtcatacagacttggacaaaattatagggacacctggctttttgtgtctagtctaactttagcactgaatttttctctagcaaaaggaaatgtttttcgaatttattttttcatggattgtgCCATTGTTATTATGTAatatagcttgagttcaagattGCAGCTGTATtgactacctactgcgcatctagtttgctttgaagaaggaagacggccatttctacttttcttgtcattTTACACGTTCATCGATTTTGGACGCTcgttcttggcatacaatctaagaatgctctgtagtagagagtgaaagcaatttggtgggtcctcttatcaacattatgaaaaaatgGCGACTCATCTGTTTTTTTGCGCAAcgatttcgcgcatgtcatcacaatttgaatttttttgccattttaagcaataaacaaacttcaacgtattcaaagaATTATGtgatactaattaattaaaaacaatcctgctaagacaaacaataataaagttacagcaacaaaagaacagtaagatgccacttccggttcatgttttacgtagcaaaagcTGAAACTGCTacagccaaaatgtcagctgcactaaaa
It contains:
- the LOC134194548 gene encoding uncharacterized protein LOC134194548, whose product is MSDLNATIATVREWYLVTDQFWKKLQESINSLSNRLCRRNGKEGDGSSQKFAGQTCNTIRKYWLTGRNVNSSVRWINPSPNSGKAFQIYCDFESFGGGWNLAYSSRDESSGNSNNMQKGSRSTAHITSLDPGNANKRLAYDVLKAIENSQEGYSQVMLTGYQDYQKKTTLIKMYFNNTAQSGLNFNAFVEAGFAGRTGCSTYSYYGTELTSHKPIALSWNSRTAFVAGAMSSGCAWSKEVWNEIGGSGGHILAPEDWDKAELYTSQTTEKGACKHRGLFHIFVR